The following proteins come from a genomic window of Hemitrygon akajei unplaced genomic scaffold, sHemAka1.3 Scf000042, whole genome shotgun sequence:
- the LOC140720449 gene encoding oxidized low-density lipoprotein receptor 1-like, with product MNSDLRHQFTEMETKYRSVNETKAQICELLTSRREQTCSEDWVTNKDRCYYVSTFETSFPRAKQECSNRDSRLLEINSSDESRFASHNLLDNNLVYWIEKCENRNESWNLLYKGTSGTPVCRQCGSSNTCDGDWSFICERSAPLFPDIPEKIQDLCQQPVEST from the exons ATgaacagcgatctccgtcaccagttcactgagatggaaacgaagtacagatctgtcaacgaaaccaaggctcaaatctgtgagttgttgaccagcagaagag agcaaacgtGTTCCGAGGACTGGGTCACAAATAAAGACCGGTGTTATTACGTATCCACGTTTGAAACATCTTTCCCCAGAGCGAAGCAAGAATGTTCAAACCGTGATTcaaggctgctggaaatcaatTCAAGTGATGAATCG CGCTTTGCATCCCACAATCTTCTGGACAACAACCTTGTTTACTGGATTGAAAAATGCGAAAACAG GAATGAGAGCTGGAATCTCCTGTACAAGGGGACCTCTGGAACGCCCGTCTGCAGGCAGTGCGGAAGTAGTAACACTTGTGATGGTGATTGGAGTTTCATCTGCGAGAGGTCGGCACCTTTGttcccggatattcctgaaaagatccaggatctctgCCAACAGCCAGTGGAGTCGACATGA